Proteins encoded by one window of Streptacidiphilus sp. PB12-B1b:
- a CDS encoding NlpC/P60 family protein, giving the protein MSVLTAAAATAVAISAQAGAQAAPKLTLSQATKEVAADRQAADAAGQKYDQAQSQEQALQQRVALLQNEIAREQSTINTEEAQLGAEAAAQYRTGAVDPSVQLMLSTDPTAYLNQASVQGELDSSQAAVFSGVEAQQQLLDRQKAQATAELAAEQALLKQMQQNKAAAQSQLKKAQTVMASLTPVQQAQVNGGGGGGYGSIGGDRNGSTMSPSQVDLSGISAAAQTAMRAALSKVGVAPYQWAGAGPDAFDCSGLVMWAYAHAGISLPHSSYADESVGSYVSPSDIQVGDIVVLEDGAHVGLYAGNGMLLNAPEYGYTVSIMPISDFGGVVAVRRI; this is encoded by the coding sequence GTGTCGGTCCTCACTGCTGCGGCGGCGACGGCCGTAGCGATCTCGGCGCAGGCCGGTGCGCAGGCGGCGCCCAAGCTGACGCTCAGCCAGGCCACCAAGGAGGTGGCGGCGGACCGGCAGGCGGCCGACGCGGCGGGACAGAAGTACGACCAGGCGCAGAGCCAGGAGCAGGCGCTGCAGCAGCGGGTGGCGCTGCTGCAGAACGAGATCGCCCGCGAGCAGTCCACCATCAACACCGAGGAGGCCCAGCTGGGCGCCGAGGCGGCGGCCCAGTACCGGACCGGTGCGGTGGACCCCTCGGTGCAGCTGATGCTCTCCACCGACCCGACCGCCTACCTCAACCAGGCGTCGGTCCAGGGCGAGCTGGACTCCAGCCAGGCCGCGGTCTTCTCGGGCGTGGAGGCGCAGCAGCAGCTGCTGGACCGGCAGAAGGCCCAGGCCACCGCCGAGCTGGCGGCCGAGCAGGCGCTGCTCAAGCAGATGCAGCAGAACAAGGCCGCCGCGCAGTCCCAGCTGAAGAAGGCGCAGACGGTGATGGCCTCGCTGACGCCGGTTCAGCAGGCGCAGGTGAACGGCGGTGGCGGCGGCGGGTACGGCTCGATCGGCGGCGACCGCAACGGCTCCACCATGTCCCCCAGCCAGGTCGACCTGAGCGGCATCTCCGCCGCGGCGCAGACGGCGATGCGGGCGGCGCTCAGCAAGGTCGGCGTCGCGCCGTACCAGTGGGCCGGCGCCGGGCCGGACGCCTTCGACTGCTCGGGCCTGGTGATGTGGGCCTACGCGCACGCCGGCATCAGCCTGCCGCACTCCTCCTACGCCGACGAGTCGGTGGGCAGCTACGTCAGCCCGTCGGACATCCAGGTGGGCGACATCGTGGTGCTGGAGGACGGCGCGCACGTCGGCCTGTACGCGGGCAACGGCATGCTGCTGAACGCCCCGGAGTACGGCTACACCGTCTCCATCATGCCGATCTCCGACTTCGGCGGGGTCGTCGCCGTCCGCCGCATCTGA
- the trpD gene encoding anthranilate phosphoribosyltransferase, whose amino-acid sequence MANVHPADGGGDRVQARSWPDVLGALISGADLSSAETAWAMDQVMTGEATTSQVAGFLVALRAKGETVGEITGLVEAMYAHATVIEVPGRAVDIVGTGGDRAKTVNISTMSAIVAAGAGALVVKHGNRAASSASGATDVLEQLGINLRLTAPRIAQVAVEAGITYCPAPVFHPAMRHAGTARGDLGVPTSFNLLGPLTNPARVGANAVGCFDTRMAGLIAGVLAERGSSALVFRGDDGLDELTVTGTSTVWQVRNGSVERFSFDPHDVGVEYVGIEALRGADAAYNAKVARRVLAGEPGPVRDAVLLNSASALVALDQTDAPLVEQMRAAMKRTAESIDSGAAEQVLARWAQATHRQP is encoded by the coding sequence ATGGCGAACGTGCACCCTGCGGACGGCGGAGGCGACCGTGTGCAGGCCCGCTCGTGGCCGGACGTCCTCGGCGCGCTGATCTCCGGGGCCGACCTGTCCTCCGCCGAGACCGCCTGGGCCATGGACCAGGTGATGACCGGCGAGGCCACCACCAGCCAGGTGGCCGGATTCCTGGTGGCGCTGCGGGCCAAGGGCGAGACGGTCGGCGAGATCACCGGGCTGGTCGAGGCCATGTACGCGCACGCCACCGTGATCGAGGTGCCCGGCCGGGCGGTGGACATCGTCGGCACCGGCGGCGACCGGGCCAAGACCGTCAACATCTCCACCATGTCGGCGATCGTCGCCGCGGGCGCGGGCGCGCTGGTGGTCAAGCACGGCAACCGGGCCGCCTCCTCCGCCAGCGGCGCCACCGACGTGCTGGAGCAGCTGGGCATCAACCTACGGCTGACCGCGCCGCGCATCGCGCAGGTCGCGGTCGAGGCGGGCATCACCTACTGCCCGGCGCCGGTGTTCCACCCGGCCATGCGGCACGCCGGCACCGCCCGCGGCGACCTGGGCGTGCCCACCTCGTTCAACCTGCTGGGCCCGCTCACCAACCCGGCCCGGGTCGGCGCCAACGCGGTCGGCTGCTTCGACACCCGGATGGCCGGGCTGATCGCCGGGGTGCTCGCCGAGCGGGGCTCCTCGGCACTGGTGTTCAGGGGTGACGACGGCCTCGACGAGTTGACGGTGACCGGTACCTCCACCGTGTGGCAGGTGCGGAACGGCTCCGTGGAGCGGTTCTCCTTCGACCCGCACGACGTCGGCGTCGAGTACGTCGGGATCGAGGCCCTGCGCGGGGCCGACGCCGCCTACAACGCCAAGGTCGCCCGCCGGGTGCTGGCCGGGGAGCCCGGCCCGGTGCGCGATGCGGTGCTGCTCAACTCGGCCTCCGCGCTGGTCGCGCTGGACCAGACCGACGCGCCGCTGGTGGAGCAGATGCGGGCGGCGATGAAGCGCACCGCCGAGTCCATCGACTCCGGCGCCGCCGAGCAGGTGCTGGCCCGCTGGGCGCAGGCCACCCACCGGCAGCCATAG
- a CDS encoding Lrp/AsnC family transcriptional regulator: MITAIVLIKTSVDRIPEIAETIAALEGVSEVYSVTGTYDLVAMVRVRAHEDLADVIPGHVNQVPGVVSTETHIAFRTYSRHDLDAAFAIGLDE; this comes from the coding sequence GTGATCACCGCGATCGTGCTCATCAAGACCAGCGTCGACCGGATCCCCGAGATCGCCGAGACGATCGCGGCCCTGGAGGGCGTCAGCGAGGTGTACTCCGTCACCGGCACCTACGACCTGGTGGCGATGGTCCGGGTGCGGGCGCACGAGGACCTGGCGGACGTCATCCCCGGGCACGTCAACCAGGTGCCGGGAGTGGTCAGCACGGAGACCCACATCGCCTTCCGCACCTACTCCCGGCACGACCTGGACGCGGCCTTCGCCATCGGCCTGGACGAGTAG
- a CDS encoding heme-copper oxidase subunit III has protein sequence MSVVATATAVETGHAHGSVNRPNLTSVGTIVWLASELMFFAALFAMYFTLRSVTGTAYWHSQNHVLDVPFASVNTTVLVLSSFTCQMGVFAAERGDVKKLRAWFITTFIMGAIFIGGQIYEYTDLVKSHGISLSSSPFGSVFYLTTGFHGMHVTGGLIAFLLVLGRTYAAKRFTHEQATAAIVVSYYWHFVDVVWIGLFATIYLIK, from the coding sequence ATGTCGGTCGTGGCGACAGCAACTGCAGTAGAAACCGGGCACGCACACGGATCGGTCAACCGGCCGAACCTCACCAGCGTCGGAACCATCGTCTGGCTGGCATCCGAGCTGATGTTCTTCGCGGCCCTCTTCGCGATGTACTTCACTCTCCGTTCCGTTACCGGGACGGCCTACTGGCACTCACAGAACCATGTTCTCGACGTTCCCTTCGCGTCGGTGAACACGACGGTCCTGGTGCTCTCCTCGTTCACCTGCCAGATGGGTGTCTTCGCTGCCGAGCGCGGCGACGTGAAGAAGCTCCGGGCCTGGTTCATCACGACCTTCATCATGGGCGCGATCTTCATCGGCGGTCAGATCTACGAGTACACAGACCTGGTCAAGTCGCACGGGATCTCCCTGTCCTCGTCCCCGTTCGGCTCGGTGTTCTACCTGACCACCGGCTTCCACGGGATGCACGTGACGGGCGGCCTGATCGCCTTCCTGCTGGTCCTCGGACGCACGTACGCCGCCAAGCGGTTCACGCACGAGCAGGCCACGGCAGCGATCGTCGTGTCCTACTACTGGCACTTCGTCGACGTGGTCTGGATCGGCCTCTTTGCGACCATCTATCTGATCAAGTAG
- a CDS encoding NlpC/P60 family protein, with the protein MASHRRPKSPGRTRVTVLTAAAVTAVAIAANAQSAQAAPTPTTASLKAQVEQLNTASDTAVQKYDAAQEQQQQLQKQVTTLQNEIARQQAAVNAREASLGATAAAQYREGTIDPSVQLMLSSDPTDYLDQASMNQQVDNNQATTLSSLQTEQATLDNEKSDAEGKLKALDATSKQLAEAKAQVQQKLAAAQAKLNSFTAAQRAAVNVALNTAPATTTAHVGSGGSSYGSSADLGHSAPGDSVEAAAFAAAQTRIGDAYVYGDTGPTTFDCSGLMMWAYAKAGMDIGRTTYDQIDVGTPVSSVSDLQVGDLIFFNDDSHVGMYAGNGIVLHAPHPGAEVRYESLSTIGSIYAMRHL; encoded by the coding sequence GTGGCGTCCCACCGTCGTCCCAAATCGCCGGGTCGTACCCGGGTGACCGTGCTCACCGCCGCCGCGGTCACCGCCGTGGCCATCGCCGCCAACGCGCAGTCCGCGCAGGCCGCTCCCACGCCCACCACCGCGTCGCTCAAGGCGCAGGTCGAGCAGCTGAACACCGCCTCCGACACCGCCGTGCAGAAGTACGACGCGGCGCAGGAACAGCAGCAGCAGCTGCAGAAGCAGGTCACCACCCTGCAGAACGAGATCGCCCGGCAGCAGGCCGCGGTCAACGCCCGGGAGGCGAGCCTGGGGGCCACCGCCGCCGCGCAGTACCGCGAGGGCACGATCGACCCCTCGGTGCAGCTGATGCTCTCCTCCGACCCCACGGACTATCTGGACCAGGCGTCCATGAACCAGCAGGTGGACAACAACCAGGCGACCACACTGTCCTCGCTGCAGACCGAGCAGGCCACCCTGGACAACGAGAAGTCCGACGCCGAGGGCAAGCTCAAGGCCCTGGACGCCACCAGCAAGCAGCTGGCCGAGGCCAAGGCCCAGGTGCAGCAGAAGCTGGCCGCCGCGCAGGCCAAGCTGAACTCCTTCACCGCCGCCCAGCGCGCCGCGGTCAACGTGGCCCTGAACACCGCGCCGGCCACCACCACCGCGCACGTCGGCAGTGGCGGCAGCAGCTACGGCAGCAGCGCCGACCTGGGCCACTCCGCCCCCGGCGACTCGGTCGAGGCCGCCGCCTTCGCCGCCGCGCAGACCCGCATCGGCGACGCGTACGTCTACGGCGACACCGGCCCGACCACCTTCGACTGCTCCGGTCTGATGATGTGGGCCTACGCCAAGGCCGGCATGGACATCGGCCGCACCACCTACGACCAGATCGACGTGGGCACCCCGGTGTCCAGCGTGTCCGACCTCCAGGTCGGCGACCTGATCTTCTTCAACGACGACTCCCACGTGGGCATGTACGCCGGCAACGGCATCGTGCTGCACGCGCCGCACCCCGGCGCGGAGGTGCGCTACGAGTCGCTCAGCACCATCGGCTCCATCTACGCGATGCGCCACCTCTAG
- a CDS encoding response regulator transcription factor has translation MRTMALNVLVYSDDRNTREQVRLALGRRPAPDLAELQYLECATAPAVVMALDAHAKSVRRLDLLVLDGEATPVGGMGLCRQLKDEIYGCPPVLVLIGRPQDSWLAVWSRADAAIAAPVDPVALAETASTLLRADHRHLVG, from the coding sequence ATGCGGACGATGGCACTGAACGTTCTTGTCTACAGCGACGACCGCAACACCCGCGAGCAGGTGCGGCTGGCCCTGGGCCGGCGCCCCGCCCCCGACCTCGCCGAGCTGCAGTACCTGGAGTGCGCCACCGCCCCCGCCGTGGTCATGGCCCTCGACGCGCACGCCAAGAGCGTCCGGCGGCTGGACCTGCTGGTCCTGGACGGCGAGGCGACCCCGGTCGGCGGGATGGGCCTGTGCCGCCAGCTCAAGGACGAGATCTACGGCTGCCCGCCGGTGCTGGTGCTGATCGGCCGCCCGCAGGACTCCTGGCTGGCGGTCTGGAGCCGCGCCGACGCCGCCATCGCCGCACCGGTCGACCCGGTGGCGCTGGCCGAGACCGCGAGCACCCTGCTGCGGGCCGATCACCGGCATCTCGTCGGCTGA
- a CDS encoding aminotransferase class V-fold PLP-dependent enzyme — translation MSSYPNAVDTCRPLDVLGREVEVPLVGGEKVTYAALDYAASAPALQRVWDDVAAYAPYYGSVHRGAGYLSQLSTDLFEQSRATVADFLQLREDDQVVFTRATTDSLNLLASALPAGTRVYAFETEHHASLLPWRGRGLDVTYLRAPRSPEQAVAALEEALAAAHAAGGPRPELVCVTGASNVTGEIWPVRELAATAHRYGARIVLDAAQLAPHHPVSVRELDVDWVAFSGHKLYAPFGAGVLAGRADWLDAAEPYLAGGGASRTVAREADGSVAVEWHRGPARHEAGSPNVIGAYAIASACRALREAGFDALVARERQLIARLREGLAAVPEVRVLTLFGEDHPRVGVLSFVVQGWNSSHFSAALSAEYGIGVRDGLFCAHPLVRTLLGGEENVPSECGAPEASLPGERSLNAIRVSFGAGTPDEHVDRFVAAVRELVTQGAQWAYRTEGGRCVPDTRR, via the coding sequence ATGTCCTCGTACCCGAACGCCGTCGACACCTGCCGTCCGCTCGACGTCCTCGGCCGCGAGGTCGAGGTGCCGCTGGTCGGCGGCGAGAAGGTGACCTACGCGGCGCTCGACTACGCCGCCAGCGCCCCCGCCCTGCAGCGGGTCTGGGACGACGTCGCCGCCTACGCCCCCTACTACGGCAGCGTGCACCGGGGGGCGGGCTACCTCTCGCAGCTGTCCACCGACCTGTTCGAGCAGAGCCGCGCCACCGTCGCCGACTTCCTCCAGCTGCGCGAGGACGACCAGGTGGTCTTCACCCGGGCCACCACCGATTCGCTGAACCTGCTGGCGAGCGCGCTGCCCGCGGGCACCCGGGTGTACGCCTTCGAGACCGAGCACCACGCCTCGCTGCTGCCCTGGCGCGGTCGCGGCCTGGACGTCACCTACCTGCGCGCCCCGCGCTCCCCGGAGCAGGCGGTCGCCGCGCTGGAGGAGGCGCTGGCGGCCGCGCACGCCGCGGGCGGGCCGCGGCCGGAGCTGGTCTGCGTGACCGGCGCGTCCAACGTCACCGGGGAGATCTGGCCGGTCCGCGAGCTGGCCGCGACCGCGCACCGGTACGGCGCCCGGATCGTCCTGGACGCCGCGCAGCTCGCCCCGCACCACCCGGTCTCGGTCCGCGAGCTGGACGTCGACTGGGTCGCCTTCTCCGGCCACAAGCTGTACGCGCCCTTCGGCGCCGGGGTCCTGGCCGGGCGCGCCGACTGGCTGGACGCCGCCGAGCCGTACCTGGCGGGCGGCGGGGCCAGCCGCACCGTGGCCCGGGAGGCGGACGGCTCGGTCGCGGTCGAGTGGCACCGCGGCCCGGCCCGGCACGAGGCGGGCTCGCCCAACGTCATCGGCGCCTACGCGATCGCCTCGGCCTGCCGGGCGCTGCGCGAGGCCGGGTTCGACGCGCTGGTGGCCCGGGAGCGGCAGCTGATCGCCCGGCTGCGCGAGGGCCTGGCGGCCGTGCCCGAGGTGCGGGTGCTGACCCTGTTCGGCGAGGACCACCCGCGGGTCGGCGTGCTCTCCTTCGTGGTGCAGGGCTGGAACAGCTCGCACTTCTCCGCCGCGCTGTCCGCCGAGTACGGCATCGGCGTCCGCGACGGCCTGTTCTGCGCGCACCCGCTGGTGCGGACCCTGCTCGGCGGCGAGGAGAACGTGCCCTCCGAGTGCGGGGCGCCGGAGGCGTCGCTGCCGGGGGAGCGCAGCCTGAACGCGATCCGGGTCAGCTTCGGCGCGGGCACCCCGGACGAGCACGTCGACCGCTTCGTGGCGGCGGTGCGGGAGCTGGTCACCCAGGGCGCGCAGTGGGCCTACCGCACCGAGGGCGGCCGCTGCGTCCCCGACACCCGCCGCTGA
- a CDS encoding C40 family peptidase, which produces MAGQRYDGAVEQARALQRETAQLQQHIAAEQQDVDDLTQGMGALAAAQYRQGGGMDPVMQLMFSSDPEQYLERATTMDEADGALATTLHSIRAEEQQLDRDRALAAGQLARLEQVRQTVAGSKAEVQHRIGRAQALLATLSGAQRQQLAQAEDSAADTAAQAAAAVLPPGEGPADSRAAAALAAAQSVLGRPYVYGATGPGAFDCSGLMYWSWRHAGVVLPRTSQEQAFAGRRIPLSQARPGDLVIYFGDMHHVGMYAGNGMVIHAPYPGARVRYERATDMPIAEVVRV; this is translated from the coding sequence GTGGCCGGGCAGCGCTACGACGGCGCGGTCGAGCAGGCGCGCGCCCTCCAGCGCGAGACCGCGCAGCTCCAGCAGCACATCGCCGCCGAACAGCAGGACGTCGACGACCTCACCCAGGGCATGGGCGCGCTGGCCGCCGCCCAGTACCGCCAGGGCGGCGGCATGGACCCGGTGATGCAACTGATGTTCAGCTCCGACCCGGAGCAGTACCTGGAGCGGGCCACCACCATGGACGAGGCGGACGGCGCGCTCGCCACCACGCTGCATTCGATCCGGGCCGAGGAGCAGCAATTGGACCGGGACCGGGCGCTGGCGGCCGGGCAGCTGGCCCGGCTGGAGCAGGTCCGGCAGACGGTCGCGGGCAGCAAGGCCGAGGTCCAGCACCGGATCGGCCGCGCCCAGGCGCTGCTGGCCACCCTCTCCGGCGCCCAGCGCCAGCAGCTGGCGCAGGCCGAGGACAGCGCTGCCGACACCGCCGCCCAGGCCGCCGCCGCGGTGCTGCCGCCCGGCGAGGGGCCCGCCGACAGCCGGGCCGCCGCCGCCCTGGCCGCCGCCCAGTCCGTCCTGGGCCGGCCCTACGTCTACGGCGCGACCGGACCCGGCGCCTTCGACTGCTCCGGGCTGATGTACTGGTCCTGGCGGCACGCCGGGGTGGTGCTGCCGCGCACCTCGCAGGAGCAGGCCTTCGCCGGGCGGCGGATCCCGCTCAGCCAGGCCCGGCCCGGGGATCTTGTGATCTACTTCGGCGATATGCACCACGTCGGCATGTACGCAGGCAACGGGATGGTCATCCACGCCCCCTACCCGGGTGCCCGGGTGCGGTACGAGCGCGCCACCGACATGCCGATCG
- a CDS encoding rhomboid family intramembrane serine protease, with protein sequence MVTPVRAESPLRSLPVVTCLLIAVNVAVFLVGPASGLDPLYGSGAHRAAVEQAYFLHWGVVPRELLDNQARPGEFPGIPALSVLTAMFVHAGWMHLLGNMVFLYVFGTMAEERMGRLPYLLFYVAVGYLATYGYALVELHGASGGQSLVGASGAIAGVLGAYLRLYPRARVTTVVPLLLFLPLRFPAWAVLGLWFVIQGLSLRSPGAASPDVAYAAHLIGFAGGFLFAWLLYCRRRGRGYAGPTALPPSQETYP encoded by the coding sequence ATGGTGACACCGGTACGTGCCGAGAGCCCGCTCCGCAGCCTGCCGGTGGTGACCTGCCTGCTGATCGCGGTGAACGTCGCCGTCTTCCTGGTCGGGCCCGCCTCCGGGCTGGACCCGCTGTACGGCTCCGGGGCGCACCGGGCCGCCGTGGAGCAGGCGTACTTCCTGCACTGGGGCGTCGTCCCCCGGGAGCTGCTGGACAACCAGGCCCGGCCCGGCGAGTTCCCCGGCATCCCGGCACTGTCGGTGCTGACCGCCATGTTCGTCCACGCCGGCTGGATGCACCTGCTCGGCAACATGGTGTTCCTCTACGTCTTCGGCACCATGGCCGAGGAGCGCATGGGACGCCTGCCCTACCTCCTCTTCTACGTGGCCGTGGGCTACCTGGCGACGTACGGCTACGCCCTGGTCGAGCTGCACGGCGCCAGCGGCGGGCAGTCGCTGGTGGGGGCGTCCGGGGCGATCGCCGGGGTGCTGGGGGCGTACCTGCGGCTGTACCCCCGGGCGCGGGTGACCACGGTCGTCCCGCTGCTGCTGTTCCTGCCGCTGCGCTTCCCGGCGTGGGCGGTGCTCGGGCTGTGGTTCGTCATCCAGGGACTGTCGCTGCGCTCCCCCGGCGCGGCCTCCCCGGACGTCGCCTACGCGGCGCACCTGATCGGCTTCGCCGGAGGCTTCCTCTTCGCCTGGCTGCTCTACTGCCGCAGGCGCGGGCGCGGCTACGCTGGGCCCACCGCACTGCCACCCTCCCAGGAGACCTACCCGTGA
- a CDS encoding NYN domain-containing protein, producing the protein MDSDRADSAGGPQRLDDAAPVPALPAPHTALRPAPPTPDTTVDAGAEAEPDAAADAAPDAAAAPDAAADAAPAPEVDPDAEAAADAAGAGEQLERPLPEGVRRRVVGIAADALAAVPSAELPPRLRPYAKFTPVQRARRGSTAIAAALEADPQFRLRIADRVRLGQPDLVSVLESGVVPAAVDPLDVAAVAYLLRPAGWSRLVGEAGEEVERVESEGAAAESARLVEKLQAELSALRDTARADAERSRSELDAAKKEGDSLRRKLRSLEADTRRAEAVTRKVTAELEALRSSGATERGAVDSELRRLKHRLAEAESALEASKRASREGRSAEDMRLRLLLDVVLQGAQGLQRELGLPPLSGRPAESVEAVSPTTASPHDVARRALDADDPALLDQLLQLPLAHLVVDGYNVTKSGYPTLPLEKQRARLLNGLSLLARHSGAEVTCVFDGKDLDAPVPMAPPRGVRVLFSRSGETADELIRRLVRAEPEGRPVVVVSTDREVADGVRKAGARPVPSAMLLRRLVRT; encoded by the coding sequence GTGGATTCAGACAGGGCGGACAGCGCCGGGGGCCCGCAGCGGCTCGACGACGCGGCGCCGGTCCCTGCGCTGCCCGCGCCGCACACCGCTCTCCGGCCCGCCCCGCCCACACCCGACACCACCGTCGACGCCGGGGCCGAAGCCGAGCCCGATGCTGCTGCCGACGCCGCACCTGACGCCGCTGCCGCGCCCGACGCCGCTGCCGACGCCGCGCCCGCGCCCGAGGTCGATCCCGACGCCGAGGCCGCGGCGGATGCGGCCGGGGCGGGGGAGCAGTTGGAGCGGCCGTTGCCGGAGGGGGTGCGGCGGCGGGTGGTGGGCATCGCCGCCGACGCCCTGGCGGCCGTGCCCTCGGCCGAGCTGCCGCCGCGGCTGCGCCCGTACGCCAAGTTCACCCCGGTCCAGCGGGCCCGGCGCGGCTCCACGGCCATCGCCGCCGCGCTGGAGGCCGACCCGCAGTTCCGGCTGCGGATAGCGGACCGGGTCCGGCTCGGACAGCCGGACCTGGTCAGCGTCCTGGAGTCGGGCGTGGTCCCGGCCGCCGTCGATCCGCTGGACGTCGCCGCCGTCGCCTACCTGCTGCGCCCGGCGGGCTGGAGCCGGCTGGTCGGCGAGGCGGGGGAGGAGGTCGAGCGGGTCGAGTCGGAGGGCGCCGCGGCCGAGTCCGCGCGGCTGGTCGAGAAGCTCCAGGCGGAGCTGTCGGCGCTGCGCGACACCGCCCGGGCCGACGCCGAGCGCAGCCGCAGCGAGCTGGACGCGGCGAAGAAGGAGGGCGACTCGCTCCGCCGGAAGCTGCGCAGCCTGGAGGCGGACACCCGGCGCGCCGAGGCGGTCACCCGCAAGGTGACCGCCGAGCTGGAGGCGCTGCGGTCGTCCGGGGCGACCGAACGCGGCGCGGTGGACAGCGAGTTGCGCCGGCTCAAGCACCGTCTGGCCGAGGCCGAGTCGGCGCTGGAGGCGTCCAAGCGGGCCTCGCGCGAGGGGCGCAGCGCGGAGGACATGCGGCTGCGGCTGCTGCTGGACGTGGTGCTGCAGGGCGCGCAGGGGTTGCAGCGGGAGCTGGGCCTGCCGCCGCTGTCCGGCCGTCCGGCCGAGTCGGTGGAGGCGGTCTCGCCGACCACGGCCTCCCCGCACGACGTGGCCCGCAGGGCGCTGGACGCGGACGATCCGGCGCTGCTGGACCAGCTGCTGCAGCTGCCGCTGGCGCACCTGGTGGTGGACGGCTACAACGTCACCAAGAGCGGCTATCCGACGCTGCCGCTGGAGAAGCAGCGGGCCCGGCTGCTGAACGGCCTGTCGCTGCTGGCCCGGCACAGCGGCGCCGAGGTGACCTGCGTGTTCGACGGCAAGGATCTGGACGCGCCGGTGCCGATGGCGCCGCCGCGCGGGGTGCGGGTGCTGTTCAGCCGTTCGGGCGAGACCGCCGACGAGCTGATCCGGCGGCTGGTGCGGGCCGAGCCGGAGGGGCGCCCGGTGGTGGTGGTCTCCACCGACCGCGAGGTGGCGGACGGCGTGCGCAAGGCCGGGGCGCGTCCGGTGCCCTCGGCGATGCTGCTGCGGCGACTGGTCCGCACCTGA